Genomic DNA from Desulfobulbaceae bacterium:
CGGTTTACTAGCCCTTGCCAGTCCCTTTCAAGTCAAACGAGATGAAGCAACCTGCATTGATTGCAAGAAATGCGAACGAAATTGCCCGGCAGCGATCCCACTTACCAATAAAACTACGATGCGCAGCCCTGAGTGCATCGGCTGCCTTGAATGCGTGGCCGTCTGCCCGCCCAAGGACTGTCTCGATGTGAAAATAATCGAGCGACAGACACCACCCTATCTGCTTCCTGCCCTGGTTATGGCCTTATTTCTCGGATTCTGGCTGACCGCCTTAATTACAGGACACTGGCACAGCCAACTCCCCATCGAGGTTATCAAAAAATATTACGAGATGGGAGTCAATATCAGCCACCCACGATAATATGGGGTCCACGGCATAAGAAGGGGGAAACACAAGGAGGGGGATAACGACGAGACACCAGCACCGGCTATTCAGGAGAAATTCTCCATTCAAATCCCAGCCCCAGCAATAATTTCCAAAGCGTCAGGCAGAGTAACTCCCACCACCCGGAACCGTTTGTGCTTACTCTGGGAACCGCTGACCAACGAAACAGACGACTTAGACACCCGAAACATCTTGGCCATAACTTCGGCAATCAAGGCATTAGCCTTTCCCTCAACCGGAGGTACCGTAACCCTGAACTTAAGAGCCCCGTCATGGACCCCGGCAAAGGCATTTCTCGCTGCCCGGGGTTGAGCATGAACCCGCACCAAGATCCCGCCATCTCCATCAGCCTCCACACAACCATCCACGATTAAGGCTGGTAGCACAGGGCGAAAATCCTACTACCGCCTACGCCGCCCAACCTCAACATCCAGAGGGTCATCCAGAGTAAACATGACATCATCGTCCATATCCGGAATAGTAACACTCGGCCCCTCGTCCTCAAGATCAAGCCCGCCGATGGCAGGGCCAGAAAGCCGCGAAGCAGTCCGATCATCCTCATCAGACTCTAAATCTGCCTCAGCCTGTGACAACCAAGAGTCCTCGACATCTTCTACCGTAATCTTTTCATAGAGTGGCGGCTCGGCTTCCTGCTTCCGAGCAGGAACAGGCTGCTTAACTTCAACAGTCGGAGACGGCTGAGCAGCTCCCGACGACACAGAGATGACCTGGCTTTCCAACTGAGTGAGGTAATCATTGAGCACCCCGCGCAGATCAGTAATAAGCCGAGACTCCATCCCTTTAAGCTGATCAACCTTTGACTCAAGAGCCGCGATCTCACGGTTTGCCTCATCTTTCAATTGAGTAACTTCAGCATGGGCCTGCGTTAACATCCGATTAGCATCGTTACGGCTCTTTTTCTTCATTTCATCGGCCACCTTCTGGGCCGACAAGATGGCATTCTTGAATGAACTCTCATCCTGCTTGAAAACTTCCAGATCCTGAGTCATAGACTCAATCTTGGTCTTCAGTGTCCGGTTTTCTTCATTCAACATCAAAAAATTCTCAGCAACCTGCTCCAAAAACCCATCAACCTCTTCAACATCAAAGCCGCGAAAACGAACATGAAATTGTTTGGACTGAATATCTTCCGGTGTCAGTGTCATAATTAAACTCCTTCCTTGGTAACGAATATCAATTAAACAGCTCTTGTGAATGGCTCAAGCTCAGAACTGACGCCCCATCTTCACCTATGAACTGAAATGTTAGTGATTATTAGGTCCAGAACTCCCTTATGTGCTCCCTACCATCATCCGAAACCTACCGCCATATGTTTTAAAGTGGGAACCAAAAAACTCTGCAAAAAAATTATCGCCAAGATCAAAACCATCGGCGACAAATCAATACCCCCAGCCACCACCGGCACCACCCGCCGGATTCGGGAAAGAAGAGGATCTGTCACATCATAGAGGAATCGAACGATAGGATTATAGGGATCTGCATTAACCCAGGAGATAATGGCCCTCCCGATGATCACCCACATATATGCAGACAGGACAAAATCAATCAGGGTGGCCAAAGCATTAAGAAAATTTGAAATTACGAACATAAGCGGCTCATTGTAGGGTTAGTGTTAAGAAAATTTAAAAACAAGAAACAATTCGCTGGGTGAGTGCCTGCACCGCCTTGCTGGCTCTCGCCTCAGGAGCACCCATCAGAAAGGGGGTTTGAGCACGAATAGCCTTAGATACCGCCGAATCGGAAGGGATAACGCCCAAGAGTTCAGGGTCAATCTTTAAGAAATTTTTCAGGACTGCGGCCATGCTCTTGAAGACCTCATCCCCCTCTTTCTGGCTCTTGACATTATTAATGATCAGATGGAATTGTCGCCTCTCATAATGGGTGGCCATAATTTTCATCAAGGCATACGCATCGGTCATTGAGGTCGGATCAGGTGCCAGAACAACAGCATTATGATCGGCCCACCGATTGAACCACAAAACCGACTCCCCGATACCGGCAGCGCAATCAATCAAGACATAATCAAAATCATCGATGATCTGCTCTAGGGCGTTAGTAAGAAAAGTTTGTTCCTCTGAGGAGAGGCTGGCCATTTCCGGCACACCGGAACTGGCCGGCAAAACAAAAAATCCGGGGGAAATCTCCACCAGAATTCTGTTCACCGACACACCTTCCTCAACCGTTTCACGTAAGGTGTGTTTGACAGACAGTCCGAGGACGATATC
This window encodes:
- a CDS encoding MinD/ParA family protein; this translates as MKMVTKHSGITPQIICVSSGKGGVGKTSITVNVAVALSKAGKRVLVVDGDLGLANVDIVLGLSVKHTLRETVEEGVSVNRILVEISPGFFVLPASSGVPEMASLSSEEQTFLTNALEQIIDDFDYVLIDCAAGIGESVLWFNRWADHNAVVLAPDPTSMTDAYALMKIMATHYERRQFHLIINNVKSQKEGDEVFKSMAAVLKNFLKIDPELLGVIPSDSAVSKAIRAQTPFLMGAPEARASKAVQALTQRIVSCF
- a CDS encoding YggT family protein — protein: MFVISNFLNALATLIDFVLSAYMWVIIGRAIISWVNADPYNPIVRFLYDVTDPLLSRIRRVVPVVAGGIDLSPMVLILAIIFLQSFLVPTLKHMAVGFG
- a CDS encoding DivIVA domain-containing protein, whose protein sequence is MTLTPEDIQSKQFHVRFRGFDVEEVDGFLEQVAENFLMLNEENRTLKTKIESMTQDLEVFKQDESSFKNAILSAQKVADEMKKKSRNDANRMLTQAHAEVTQLKDEANREIAALESKVDQLKGMESRLITDLRGVLNDYLTQLESQVISVSSGAAQPSPTVEVKQPVPARKQEAEPPLYEKITVEDVEDSWLSQAEADLESDEDDRTASRLSGPAIGGLDLEDEGPSVTIPDMDDDVMFTLDDPLDVEVGRRRR
- a CDS encoding DUF167 domain-containing protein, translating into MDGCVEADGDGGILVRVHAQPRAARNAFAGVHDGALKFRVTVPPVEGKANALIAEVMAKMFRVSKSSVSLVSGSQSKHKRFRVVGVTLPDALEIIAGAGI